GGCATCCGTTATCGTGAGTTCCACCTCCGAATCGGAAATTTTTTTGACGACGGCAAACTGCTTGCCGTCCGGCGACGGCACGAACGACGTCACGGGCTTGGCGAGCGCCATATTTTTTTCCTTCGTTTGCGGATCGTAAACGAACAAAATCTCCCGGTTCACATAATAGATCTTGCTTCCCCGCTGCGAGACGCTGTTCACGTAAGCGCTCGAGGTGTGCAGAAGCGTCTCCGTTTTGCCGTTTACATCAGTGGCCGCAATATCGCCTTTGAAGAGCGGATAGATCACCCTTTCATTATCGGCCCACTCGCCGGCATTCGCCTGAAGCGTCTCTTTGCCGATCGGCACGATTTTCCGCGTTTCCAAATCCATGATATAGCCCCTCGCCGTTTCTTCGCTGTTCGCCTTATAGAACACATGCTTCCTGTCGGGTGACACCTCGGCGAAATTTTGATTGCCTGCCGTTTCCTGCAGCGGTTCATCCTGTGCCTGCGCTCCGCTTAAATCCCGGATATACAGGTTAATCGGGCTTCGTTTCTCGCCTTCGGCGGAAACCGGCTTCACGTTCGGATTGTCTTTCCCGATGAGGATCCGGTTCTCGCTCAGCCAGTCCATGCCGCGGACGCCTTTCAGCTGATCGATTTTGGACGCTTCCATCCCGTCGTCTGCGGGCGCCGGCGGCTTCGTATCGATCACGGTAATCGTTTTGTCCGGCTTCTTGATGACCTCACGCCCGGCATCGCCCGCATCGGACGTTTCCCCTCCGTTTAAAAAAGCTCCCCCGCACGCCGAAACGGACAGCGCGCAGAAAGTAAGCACCGCCGCGGCAGCGGCCAATCGTTTGAACGACCCTTGTTGTTTGTACATGCAGAAGCTCCTTTCGTCGTTTCTGCTTTACAGCATAACGGACGACTGTTTCAACAAGACGCGCCGCTTGTTTCAAGACTGTAAACGTTTGAGGGGCGCCAGCGGAAAAGTGACCGTGAACGTCGTTCCCCGCTCGCCGGCGCCGCTTGGCGCAACCGCGACCGT
This genomic window from Paenibacillus humicola contains:
- a CDS encoding TolB family protein, with the translated sequence MYKQQGSFKRLAAAAAVLTFCALSVSACGGAFLNGGETSDAGDAGREVIKKPDKTITVIDTKPPAPADDGMEASKIDQLKGVRGMDWLSENRILIGKDNPNVKPVSAEGEKRSPINLYIRDLSGAQAQDEPLQETAGNQNFAEVSPDRKHVFYKANSEETARGYIMDLETRKIVPIGKETLQANAGEWADNERVIYPLFKGDIAATDVNGKTETLLHTSSAYVNSVSQRGSKIYYVNREILFVYDPQTKEKNMALAKPVTSFVPSPDGKQFAVVKKISDSEVELTITDAEMNNKFTLGSGSQISSLAWSPDGSKLAYAATSQDDEGVSGMFIADAVSGKTAQISVDMQYGPAYPPRWSPAGDKLMTSSVTLQGSDYVFNTYIISF